A genomic stretch from Hymenobacter psoromatis includes:
- a CDS encoding sigma-54-dependent Fis family transcriptional regulator, translated as MPTGTLLLIDDEARLRQLLAQVLELEGYTVLQAPDAYRGLALLSQHAAEVLVVLSDVKLPDGHGVELLPRYRAAAPLAEVVLLTAFGTIPDGVKAMKLGAFDYLTKGDFEQQLVVVVERAAEKARLQHRVAELEKRVGQRHSFESMVGEAPALRRAQHLARQVAPTDSTVLLEGPTGAGKELFAQALHEASARKSKPFVAVNCSAFPRDLLESELFGYKKGAFTGALTDKKGLLEEANGGTLFLDEIGELELNVQAKFLRVLEMQQFTKLGDTKPTSVNVRLVAATNRNLKQEAAEGRFRPDLYYRLSVFTILVPSLKERATDVPLLADFFLRHFAARLSKRLSGLAPEAGAALQAYPWPGNVRELKNVLERAAILAPAGELVTLDYLPEEFQSGGQPVFSADDESLRALEARHIKRLMEELSGSKPEVAKRLGIGLTTLYRKLQEYGVEG; from the coding sequence TGACGACGAAGCGCGCCTGCGGCAGCTGCTGGCCCAGGTGCTGGAGCTGGAAGGCTACACGGTGCTGCAAGCGCCCGACGCCTACCGGGGCCTGGCTCTGCTGAGCCAGCACGCGGCAGAGGTGCTGGTGGTGCTCAGCGACGTGAAGCTGCCCGATGGCCACGGCGTGGAGCTGCTGCCGCGCTACCGCGCCGCCGCGCCGCTGGCCGAAGTGGTGCTGCTCACGGCCTTCGGCACCATTCCCGACGGGGTGAAGGCGATGAAGCTCGGGGCGTTTGACTACCTCACCAAGGGCGATTTTGAGCAGCAGCTGGTGGTAGTGGTGGAGCGCGCCGCCGAAAAGGCCCGCTTGCAGCACCGGGTGGCGGAGCTGGAAAAGCGCGTGGGCCAGCGCCATAGCTTCGAGAGCATGGTGGGCGAGGCCCCGGCGCTGCGCCGCGCCCAGCACCTGGCCCGGCAGGTAGCGCCCACCGACAGCACGGTGCTGCTCGAAGGCCCCACCGGCGCGGGCAAGGAGCTGTTTGCCCAGGCGCTGCACGAGGCCAGCGCCCGCAAGAGCAAGCCCTTCGTGGCCGTCAATTGCAGCGCTTTTCCGAGAGATTTGCTGGAAAGCGAGCTATTTGGCTACAAAAAAGGGGCTTTTACGGGGGCGCTGACTGATAAAAAGGGATTACTGGAAGAAGCCAACGGCGGCACGCTGTTTCTGGACGAAATCGGGGAATTGGAGTTGAATGTGCAGGCGAAGTTTCTGCGGGTGCTGGAGATGCAACAGTTTACCAAGCTTGGCGACACCAAGCCTACGAGCGTGAACGTGCGCTTGGTGGCGGCTACTAACCGCAACCTTAAGCAGGAGGCAGCCGAGGGGCGCTTCCGGCCCGATTTGTACTACCGGCTCTCGGTGTTTACCATCCTGGTGCCTTCGCTGAAGGAGCGGGCGACGGACGTGCCGCTGCTGGCCGATTTTTTCCTGCGGCACTTCGCCGCCCGGCTGTCCAAGCGCCTGTCCGGCCTCGCGCCCGAGGCCGGGGCCGCGCTGCAAGCCTACCCCTGGCCGGGCAATGTGCGCGAGCTAAAAAACGTGCTGGAGCGCGCCGCCATCCTGGCCCCGGCCGGCGAACTGGTGACGCTGGATTACTTGCCCGAAGAATTTCAAAGCGGCGGGCAGCCGGTTTTCTCCGCCGATGATGAGAGCCTGCGGGCGCTGGAAGCGCGCCACATCAAGCGCCTGATGGAAGAGCTGAGCGGCAGCAAGCCGGAGGTGGCGAAGCGTTTGGGCATCGGGCTCACGACTTTGTACCGAAAATTGCAGGAGTACGGCGTGGAAGGTTGA